The segment ATTTGTTTTTCTCATCGCTTCGCTAACTTTGAGATATAGTCTTTTACCTAAGCTTCCCCCAGGATGAAACATAGCAAAATCCTCTTTTTGAAAATTCCTTAATCTCATCAAACAAACAGCCAAAGCATCGCCAAAAGCCAGAGTCAGCGTAGTAGATACAGTAGGCGCAGCATCAAAAGGACACGCCTCACGGATGATATCTAAGTTTAAATTTGCGTTGCTTAAATTTGCTAGGCTTGAGCCGCTTTTTGACATACCAATTATTGTGATATTACGCCTTTTGATATGTGGCAAAATCGCCAAAAGCTCGCTACTTTCGCCACTATAGCTGATAGCCAAAACAGCGTCTTTATCCCCTATCATACCTAAATCCCCGTGTAAGGCCTCAGTCGGATGGATAAAAAAGCTAGGCGTCCCGGTGCTTGCTAAGGTTGCGGCGATTTTCGCACCGATATGGCCACTTTTTCCCACGCCTGTTACGATGAGTTTGCCAGAGCAATTTTGTATCAAATTCACCGCCTTTTCAAACTCACTACCGATCAAATTCGCTTGTCGCTCCAGCTCTTTGGCTTCTAAGCTCAAAACTTCCCTTGCTATATCTACAATTTTCATAATCAAACTCCAAATTCTATTGCTAAAATCATAATTTCACCCTAAAAATTGGGGCTAATCTCACATTAAATATACAACCGGTACGATTGTTGGATATTTTTTGAGTTTTCTAAATA is part of the Campylobacter lanienae NCTC 13004 genome and harbors:
- a CDS encoding KpsF/GutQ family sugar-phosphate isomerase, translated to MMKIVDIAREVLSLEAKELERQANLIGSEFEKAVNLIQNCSGKLIVTGVGKSGHIGAKIAATLASTGTPSFFIHPTEALHGDLGMIGDKDAVLAISYSGESSELLAILPHIKRRNITIIGMSKSGSSLANLSNANLNLDIIREACPFDAAPTVSTTLTLAFGDALAVCLMRLRNFQKEDFAMFHPGGSLGKRLYLKVSEAMRKTNLPIVSDEVSLKYAIDSMTHGKLGSVLLTNSKGELVAILSDGDLRRALSSENFDINDKAIKFATKNPKVLEDENTLAYDALKLIEEYKIQILIITKEKKPIGALHIHDLTSLGL